From a single Bemisia tabaci chromosome 10, PGI_BMITA_v3 genomic region:
- the LOC140225599 gene encoding uncharacterized protein yields MRPNSIETMDASDGKAIIISSGNSIELESDLASGGDLETREPDKACLRLLYTKYYRKMEERKKQSNPTLSPDRDEPIEVRPKFTPDGTFMYMEHIYPSPPVNKHEQRIEKAQDCLHAVKPLLHFCCCCCTAHWCD; encoded by the exons atgcgACCAAATTCGATTGAGACGATGGAC GCTTCCGATGGAAAAGCAATCATCATCTCTTCTGGAAACTCAATCGAACTCGAATCAGACCTGGCCTCAGGCGGAGATTTGGAGACCAGGGAGCCGGACAAAGCTTGTCTCAGGTTACTCTACACCAAGTACTACCGGAAAATGGAGGAGCGTAAGAAGCAAAGCAACCCTACGCTTTCGCCCGATCGTGATGAGCCGATTGAAGTTAGGCCAAAATTCACCCCAGATGGAACTTTCATGTATATGGAGCATATATACCCATCGCCTCCAGTAAACAAGCACGAACAGCGCATAGAGAAGGCGCAGGACTGTCTGCATGCTGTAAAACCGCTCCTGCActtctgctgctgctgctgcacAGCGCATTGGTGCGACTGA